Proteins encoded together in one Juglans regia cultivar Chandler chromosome 9, Walnut 2.0, whole genome shotgun sequence window:
- the LOC118349400 gene encoding uncharacterized protein LOC118349400 gives MEDLERGCGKLKLTEEENEVIEVSEDFMIKGTEKGNNSLVGKLLSDRKVNKEVIRSTMKKIWKLNGSFVFYNIVPNMFVISFENQKDRERVLEGKPWLFDNQLFVLKLFDGLTPPQKMNFDFEEFWVHLNNLPLACMSREVGMQIGATVGSVKGVDIREDGIGWGSFLRVKIEIDLRKKITRGRIANVMGNKLWIPLSYEKLPKVCFKCGKIFHGGEGCLETEGINDKLQYGVWLRASYSGRGKSSESSSNKISGNMSESEGEFNHTVGSLGEKELGDGGNESQAVKGKGAQQVFDKNSGTGERTEGVGRSGKTVEECGVVTRLQQLEHDKEMSENFGGEERRRWKRRARGAVTKDTRGSCLGGKRKLRSEKPGDNSKGASKKGKACMEEGGSKHDVMLVEAASQLHQQQ, from the coding sequence ATGGAGGATCTGGAGAGAGGATGTGGTAAACTTAAGCTTACggaagaggaaaatgaagtgATTGAGGTGAGTGAAGATTTCATGATCAAGGGGACGGAGAAGGGTAATAATAGCTTGGTGGGGAAGTTGCTATCTGACCGAAAAGTGAACAAAGAGGTGATCAGATCTACTATGAAAAAAATCTGGAAACTGAATGGCTCCTTTGTGTTCTATAATATTGTGCCCAACATGTTTGTTATATCGTTTGAGAACCAGAAGGATAGAGAGAGAGTCCTGGAGGGGAAGCCGTGGCTGTTCGATAATCAACtgtttgttttgaagttgtttgaTGGCTTAACCCCCCCGCAGAAAATGAACTTTGATTTCGAGGAATTCTGGGTACACCTAAACAATCTACCTTTAGCATGCATGTCAAGAGAAGTGGGAATGCAGATTGGAGCTACGGTTGGAAGTGTAAAAGGTGTGGATATAAGGGAGGATGGAATAGGATGGGGAAGCTTTCTAAGGGTTAAGATAGAAATAGACCtgagaaagaaaattacaagGGGTCGAATAGCTAATGTAATGGGCAACAAATTGTGGATTCCATTGAGCTATGAGAAGCTCCCTAAAGTGTGCTTTAAATGCGGCAAGATCTTCCATGGGGGTGAGGGCTGTCTCGAGACGGAAGGTATTAATGATAAACTTCAATATGGGGTATGGCTTAGAGCTAGCTATTCGGGAAGGGGAAAATCTTCAGAGTCTTCGAGCAATAAGATCAGCGGGAATATGAGTGAGAGTGAGGGTGAGTTTAATCATACTGTTGGGTCTTTGGGAGAAAAGGAATTGGGAGACGGGGGGAATGAGTCGCAGGCAGTGAAGGGAAAGGGTGCACAACAAGTGTTTGATAAAAACTCTGGGACAGGGGAGAGGACTGAAGGGGTAGGCAGAAGTGGGAAGACGGTGGAGGAGTGTGGGGTAGTGACTAGATTACAGCAACTAGAACATGATAAGGAGATGTCTGAAAACTTTGGGGGAGAGGAGAGAAGAAGGTGGAAAAGAAGGGCTAGAGGGGCAGTTACAAAGGATACACGAGGTTCTTGTTTGGGGGGAAAACGCAAGCTGAGAAGCGAGAAACCTGGAGACAACAGTAAGGGAGCATCAAAAAAAGGGAAAGCATGTATGGAGGAGGGAGGTTCAAAACATGATGTGATGTTGGTGGAGGCTGCTAGTCAGCTCCACCAACAACAATGA